The window CTAGCTCACAGATCCATACAAAGACACAACATACATCACAGCCCATCAACCGGCAATATTTTGCTCACTAACTGACATGCAACTCAAGATACAcgccttttctctcttcgcCAGCCTCGTCGTTGCCCAGggcctctcccctctctccgaCTACGCGGTATGGTGATGCCCAGGTGTTTCGTTTAATAATGACTTCATAAATTGAGCCGTTTCGTGGACGGAGAACTCAACACCACGCTTGTCGTCACTTGTGCGTTTGAACACAACTGAAACACCATCGTGGCCATGGACCATCTGGAACTCAATAATGTGTGCTTCAATTGCCATTACCCTGGGAaaaggtcgacgaggaaatCAAGCAACGCCAGGGGAGTAACGCTGCCTTCACGCCTTCACCTCGCGCACAGTCTCGTCGCGCCAGGGAACGATGACGGCAAGTGAGAGGGTAAGCACATTCAAGAAGACAACGTGTCTGCGTCCACTTGATCGTCTAAACTAGGACCGTGTGGAACAAAGAGGCAGAGAATGCATGGAAACATGGCTTCGGGTTAGTTTAGATTTGAGGCATGCTTTTGGGTTGCCTTCCCACCCCTCTCTATTCGTCGTATGAGCAACGAAGCGAAGTGACTTGCTACTAGCCACTGAAAAGAGAACTGTGCCGCATAGACGACCGCAAAACAACAATTGCATACATGCCCAATTAGGATCAttcctgcccccccccccctacaAACAACCCGTTCAAGAAAAGTGGTTCAAGCAGTTGCTCCCAAGAGTACAACCGTCATGCTACAAAGTTTCATCCCATGTGTCACGAGTGAACGGTATGATGGTACCACTATGGATCACATGTATTGAGGGGGTGCCATTGATTGATGGCCTGCCTCCCTGATCCGGACTTTGATCTAAAGTTCCAGCCATCTGTCTAATAAGGAAAAAGCATATACTTTGGCAAAACCATGCTTCTGTCAACGTAAACACCCATGCGACGAACCTACGAGCAACGCCAGTCATCATGAAGCTCCTTAGACTAGTCAATACTTGTTTACCGACGCAGATCAAGGCTTGCTCTGGACGAATCAAGACTGGGGCGCATGGAGCTGCTCGAGCTTCTGCGACGGCGCGCACGCTGTTCACCCGGATCCGAAGGTCGTAGTCCCGACGACTTTGCAAACATGTTGAGGATATCCGTCAACGAAATCACAGCGGTCAAACGACCGGAGAGATGAGCGCCAGGCATGGCTGCAGCAGGCACGGCGGTGTGTGTCTGTGTAGGAAGAGGCGACTGCGGCGCCGAGCCAGATCCTGGCACCAGCACCGTTGACGGTGTCGGGGCGAGCAAAGGAGTCGCAGGTgcggacggggacggggatgCCGATTCGACAACCCACATACGGTGAGACTGGGTGGCCACCAGCTTCGCAACGGTGTGCGCCAACGTTGAGTATGGGTTCACGTAGAAAACAGGGAACGAGTCGCGGCCGTGTtcgacgccgcgctcgcTGAGGATGACGGAGATGAAGTGCATGCAGGACGATTGTAGCAGAGGtgcgtcggcggcgttggtcAGGTGCTTGACGTCTACAGTGGAGATGTTTCCTACGACATTATTGCCGTTGTCGATGACAGCAACGCTCGTCAGACCCTCGGCGTTCATCAATGCCAGCGCGTCTCCCAAGGAGCTGTCCGAGCTGCAAAATGTTAGCCATGGCCCCGCAAAGCCagccttttcttcttgttttcttACTTGACAGCAACAATCTGCTGTGTTCCAATGCCGAGGTCTCTCAAGGTCACGGGGTACAGTCTATCAATGGCAGGAAAGTTGATGCCTTCGTTCCAGAAGAATTCGATGACCTTCAGCTGACTGAGAATACCGATCACGTCGCCCGTTGGGCTGGTGACTAGCACGCGATGGATACCACTGCCGAACACTTCAATGGCCCGTTCCAATGTCTCGTCGAAGGGCAGAGTAATAAGCGACTCTTTGCGGCAAAGGGGCTGAATATCACGCAGGGCAATGCGGGCGCCATCGCGAGCCTTGTTCACGATCTCGTCGTAGAGCGGGACCTGCTCCTCTTCTGGCTTTGCTAGCCCGACAACGATCAGCAGATAGGTGTTGAGGTCATTATAGTCGAAGGTCGAGACGGCGATCTTGGCTGTGTCGTTTTCTCGGATGAGGACGACGTTCGACGGGCTATGCTTGACCAGGGTCTGGCGAAGTGTCAGAAAGAGTCCACAAAGAACTGCACAGACGTTGAGCCACATACCATGGATGCTTCTTCGACGCTAGTGTCGAGGGTGGCCCATTTGAAGTCATCCTGGGCGACGAGTTCGTTGACAGAAACATCACGCCAGTCGCGGCCGGCGAAGCGCGGGTTTGCATGCTTACTAGCAGCAGGTGGATGGTTAAGGAGCTCCTGGACAGCAGATTGGGTGAAGGAAGGGTGACGCTGGGCGCGAGGGGAGCCAGGCGCGTTCCTCAGGTTCTCGGCGAAGCTCTGGCGGTGTGCATGGACATGGGTTGTCTTGTGCAGGCTCGTCTGGGAAGGAGTTCGCTGAGGGACTACAGGAGGCGAAGTGGCGATGGCTTCGTCGTTGTGCGATCCGGtcgctgctgttgcttcCATTGTTCTATTCGGTGGTGTTCCTTCAGCCTAGACCCGTGTTGGCTTCGTCGGAGCAGTCTGATAAAGACAGGATGAGGCGTGGCCGTTCCTTGCTTGTGCGTCTGTAGTCTTCTTGCTACAACTCCTTGCAAAAGCGGCCAGTTCTGTTTCGTCCTTCAATCGGCCCTTGCTTCGTTGGGTCACTTGTCCGTGCTGGAATATGGTGGTGGCTGAGTGGATAGATAGATGTTGGCGAGGTGCCAAGCATGGAAGAGGTCGACGGTCGGCTGATTGCGCCCGAGAGGCACGGCTGCCCAGAACAGAGCAGAGGGCACTGCAGCTGAACCGCCTTACGTAGACGGAATGCTATGGATCGCAATTGAGGGGCTCCGGTGACGGCGGCAGGGGATGCGAATATGGTGGCATGGGCTTCTGAACAACCTCGGTGTGCCGCGGGCAATGCTGTCATTGGCCGGTAGTTGCCTCGACTCGTGCAGAGGAAAGCTAATAGAGCGGCCAGAGGTCTCGATGCCTGGATGATGGAACAAAAAGGACGGAACAGGGGGCTGAATCAGTTATCAAGGGTCGAAAGTGAACTCTTAAACGATATCAACCCAAACCGCAACGACAGACCTGGGGCAGAAAGGGGGACGGTGGGTGGGTACCGAGGGCGCTGAGAGGTACCCCGTGGTTGCAAAGGAGCAGCATCAAGAGGAGGGCCAAACTCGTGGTATTGGTCATACCAGAGCGTTGATATGTCGCCGATGCCACCAACATAGCCTGCCTGTATTGGAGCTAAGAGgtgaagggaggggaggaggaggggtgcCGGGAATGACGGACAGGCTGCTCAATACCTAGGTCCGTAAGGATACCTTACCCCTCATTTGACAGCTCAAGGCCCTGATTGGTTCTTtctccccgctgtctccgctctctttttcttccccgACCAGATGGTGCACCCTCCTTCCCACTGACTGCAAGTATCCCGTATTGCTGCATAGACTGTCTATGTAGTTACTTAGCTCGATAGGTCGACGAAGGATTTGTCCTGATCGACGCCTCGCCGTTGACCGGCAGCAAGCACCGGCACTCATTTGATTAGCCCATTTTCGAACCTTAAATGAGCGAGTGGTGTCGTTTCATTGCGAACATTGTACTCTGTATGTATGCCCGAATTTTGCAGGATCCTATAGCTAAATGACTTCGTTTTCCCTTACCTGGAGCTATATCAAAAGCAGATATTGCACCTCGTATCTAGCCGGGCAGAGCCCAGGGGTTTGCAGCCTCGCCGGCTATTTCTGCCCGTTGAGTTTGCTGTGTctgctgtgtgtgtgtcccTTGATTGAAAAACGCGTCTCAAGGTCAGGGAGGACGGAAGATCGAGCAGGGGAAACAACAAAATGCTTTGTCTGGGATTTGGCTTCAGGCCGGTGCCCAGGGTATGGAGCTTCAGCAAGACTGCAAGGGATCTTTGATGGGGAGCTCCTTGCCCGGCGAGGCTCTTGTCTTCATGCATTGTAACATTTGCATAGTGGAGCTTGTCATTGAgattttcctttttctcacactgttttctttttcgttCTTTACGAGTTTCCTCATTTATCCCTTCCATCCCTTTTCTGGGTTAATGGGCCATTGAAACTCCGACGGAATGATCTAATTTGACCACTGGAGATTTGATGGTTGATTcggctttttttttttttttttttttttttctttttttttagcGCGGTTGATGGCAGATGGGCTTTTGGTGGTTGGCATCTGTGCGTGGTACGCCTCTGGCGTGTCGTGGCAAGCAACCTGACGATAAGAAAGACGCCGCATGCGAGACATAACCTCAGGAACCGGGAACATATCCGCAGGAGAGTCAGATACGTCTCGACTTCTCTTGATTGGTGATGCCTGATGAAAACCGCCGGAAGACGGGAGGCGAGGCGGCTGATGTGCTCGCCTTGCATCCAAAGAGGTAGATGTTAGGATCACGGTGTATCATCTAGCAGTAGAGCAGCTTGGGTCAAATAGTACGTAGTAGATACCTAGCCAGCCAAATATCAAACTATCCGTGGTGGAGATCAACATTCACATGCCACAACGGCCAGTCAAAAGCCCCAGACACTAACAATTCCAGACAAACCGCCAAGGAGCAGCGGCACACGCACCGCCTATGGAACCCCTCCACGGACCACGGACCACGACGGACGGGGGCAGACCAGCCAGTGCAACGGCCAGGAACAGCAttagcagcagcagcagcagcaccaacagCACCAGCGCAGAAGGCGAAcggcagacagacagaggaCGCGGGAACCCACCTCCAGCAACAGCCCCGCCAAAAACCTACCAAAAATTATTGTCATTTTTTTGCTTTCCCCTCCACGACAAGACCCCAGTCCCTCACCATCGTGGGCTTGCTGCCTCACTTTTTGACTCCTGCAAGTTCCtttgtttttcttccctcttcctcctccctctgcaacatccctccccccaccatCGCCCTCTCCCGAAGCATATCATGCTCACTGCGACCAGTCGCTGCTCCCAGTAGACAGACTGCATTTACCTGTGTTCCTCCCTATCGTCCGATACGCGTTCGCTTACTTTGGCGCACCGAGCAAGATCAATAACGAAAGACAATTGGGCTAGGTACCGAAAAGGGTAATAAAAAAGTACCCCTCAGAACAAAACACGCCGACCCTTATCCGCCTCTCCCCGCGTCACCCTACCTAAACTCAGCCTTCTTTCGtgttctcgacgacctcccACCGCCCCGACTGTATTGGGGTTGGTAATTACAACAAAAACCGCAAAACCCCCGACTCGACCACGACCGACACACCGTCTCAGTCGCGACCATGTCTGTCCTTCCACCAGACGTCCACGCCGAGCTGTCCCAGCTGCTGCAAGCTCTGCAGTCCCCGGACAACTCCGTCCGAACCCAAGCCGAAGACCACCTCCAGAACAACTGGACCGCCAACAGACCCGAGGTTTTGTTGATGGGCCTGGCAGAGCAAATTCAAGTTGCCTCCGATGCTTCGGTACGCTTCTCTCCTCGACTTCCGCCCCCCTTCGTCTTTCTTATCGCAACCTGGCGCTAACCACCGTTTTACCGCCTTTCAGATACGATCCTTTGCCGCCGTCATTTTCCGAAGAATCGCCTCCAAGAGCCGCAAGAATGAGcgcggcgagctcgtcgacatgttcttgtccttgtcccAGGACCAGGCTGCCGCCATTCGACAGAAGCTTCTCGAGAGCCTCGGAGGCGATTTTCAGCGTGCCGTGCGCAATAAAATCAgtgacgccgtcgccgaggtcgcgaGACAATACACTGAGAACAGTACGTCTTCCCCGATGCCCACATTCCATCTCTCATACCCTCCTCCGAAACCTTGAATCTGACGCCATGGCAGACGATTCTTGGCCCGAGCTGCTAGGCGGCCTTTTCCAGCTCAGCATTGCtcccgacgccgagaagcgcgaAACTGCTTTCCGCGTCTTCGCCACGACCCCGGGGATCATCGAGAAGCAGCATGAAGACACCGTTATTCAGGCATTCCAGAAGGGCTTTAAAGATGATTCCGTGCAGGTAGGTCGAACCAGAAAGAGGACCTATTGGCTACAAACCGGCTGACTTGCAACAAGGTGCGCCTGGCCGCCATGGAGGCCTTCGCAGCCTTCTTCAGGAGCTTGGGAAAGAAGGTCCAGCCCAAGTACTATCCTCTGATTCCAGATGTCCTCAATATTCTGCCGCCTATCAAGGACAGCCACGACTCCGAGGACCTTAGCAGTGCCCTTGTCGCCCTCATcgacatggccgagacggcgccCAAGATGTTCAAGCCCCTTTTCCACAACCTTGTCCAATTCAGCGTGTCTGTAATCCAGGACAAGGAACTCGACAACCTCTGTCGCCAGAACGCGCTCGAGTTGATGGCCACGTTCGCCGACTACGCGCCCTCCGTTTGCCGGAAGGATGCCACTTACACCAACGACATGATCACCCAATGTCTTAGTCTCATGACTGAtcttggcgaggacgacgacgatgccgccgaatGGCTGGCGTCTGACGATGTGAGTGGCCTTCCTGCGCTTGGTGATCTTGGTGTGGATACTGACATGCATCCAGCTTGATCAGGAGGAAAGTGATCAGAATCACGTTGCCGGCGAGCAGTGCATGGACAGACTTGCCAACAAACTCGGAGGTCAGACCATTCTGGCGCCGACCTTCAACTGGCTTCCCCGCATGATGACCTCGATGGCATGGAGGGACAGACACGCTGCCCTCATGGCCATCTCTGCTATATCTGAAGGCTGCCGGGAGCTCATGATCGGTGAACTCAGCCAGGTCCTTGATCTTGTTGTTCCTGCGTTGAAGGACCCGCACCCTCGTGTGCGTTGGGCTGGTTGTAACGCACTAGGCCAGATGAGCACGGACTTTGCGCCCAAGATGCAGACCGACTACTACGACCGCGTGCTCACGGCTATCATTCCTGTTCTCGAGTCTCCCGAGGCTCGTGTCAAGTCgcacgctgccgccgccctaGTCAACTTCTGCGAGGAGGCTGAGAAGTCAATCTTGGAACCCTACCTTGACGAGCTCCTTTCTCACCTCTTCCAGTTGCTGCAGAACGAGAAGCGATATGTCCAAGAGCAGGCCTTGTCGACCATTGCAACCATTGCTGACGCTGCCGAGGCTGCATTTTCCAAGTACTACGACACTTTGATGCCTCTATTGGTCAGCGTTCTTCAGAGGGAGAACGACAAGGAgttccgcctcctccgcgcc is drawn from Colletotrichum destructivum chromosome 6, complete sequence and contains these coding sequences:
- a CDS encoding Putative importin-beta domain, armadillo-like helical, TOG domain, importin beta family; translation: MSVLPPDVHAELSQLLQALQSPDNSVRTQAEDHLQNNWTANRPEVLLMGLAEQIQVASDASIRSFAAVIFRRIASKSRKNERGELVDMFLSLSQDQAAAIRQKLLESLGGDFQRAVRNKISDAVAEVARQYTENNDSWPELLGGLFQLSIAPDAEKRETAFRVFATTPGIIEKQHEDTVIQAFQKGFKDDSVQVRLAAMEAFAAFFRSLGKKVQPKYYPLIPDVLNILPPIKDSHDSEDLSSALVALIDMAETAPKMFKPLFHNLVQFSVSVIQDKELDNLCRQNALELMATFADYAPSVCRKDATYTNDMITQCLSLMTDLGEDDDDAAEWLASDDLDQEESDQNHVAGEQCMDRLANKLGGQTILAPTFNWLPRMMTSMAWRDRHAALMAISAISEGCRELMIGELSQVLDLVVPALKDPHPRVRWAGCNALGQMSTDFAPKMQTDYYDRVLTAIIPVLESPEARVKSHAAAALVNFCEEAEKSILEPYLDELLSHLFQLLQNEKRYVQEQALSTIATIADAAEAAFSKYYDTLMPLLVSVLQRENDKEFRLLRAKAMECATLIALAVGKERLGQDAMTLVQLLASIQQNITDPDDPQAQYLMHCWGRMCRVLGQEFLPFLPNVMPPLLELASAKADIQLLDDDEQVEQIQQEDGWELVPLKGKMIGIRTSTMEDKNMAIELLVVYAQVLEGSFAPYVAEIMEKIALPGLAFFFHDPVRFISAKLVPQLLSSYKKTYGSPSNELNGLWAATVDKLLEVLTAEPAIDTLAEMYQCFYESVEVVGKECLSTEHLSRFIDSVHSAIEDYKDRVAQRLEDKEGVAAEDVEDEAEDVLLAIEDDQTLLSDMNKAFHAIFKNHGAAFLPSWERLLPTYEGFLKSDDPTQRQWGLCIMDDVLEYCGLESQKYANLITQPLVDGCRDSSPAIRQAAAYGIGVAAHRGGLPWAQFLGGAMPFLFQVTQVPDARSEDNVYATENACAAIAKILHYNAGSVQDPNNIVAQWIETLPVTNDEEAAPYAYAYLAELIDKQHPAVVNQAGKVFVLTAQALEADTLQGQTASRVVGAIKALLSQAGVDPTPLLQQFSPESQRTITSYFS
- a CDS encoding Putative CBS domain-containing protein, with product MEATAATGSHNDEAIATSPPVVPQRTPSQTSLHKTTHVHAHRQSFAENLRNAPGSPRAQRHPSFTQSAVQELLNHPPAASKHANPRFAGRDWRDVSVNELVAQDDFKWATLDTSVEEASMTLVKHSPSNVVLIRENDTAKIAVSTFDYNDLNTYLLIVVGLAKPEEEQVPLYDEIVNKARDGARIALRDIQPLCRKESLITLPFDETLERAIEVFGSGIHRVLVTSPTGDVIGILSQLKVIEFFWNEGINFPAIDRLYPVTLRDLGIGTQQIVAVNSDSSLGDALALMNAEGLTSVAVIDNGNNVVGNISTVDVKHLTNAADAPLLQSSCMHFISVILSERGVEHGRDSFPVFYVNPYSTLAHTVAKLVATQSHRMWVVESASPSPSAPATPLLAPTPSTVLVPGSGSAPQSPLPTQTHTAVPAAAMPGAHLSGRLTAVISLTDILNMFAKSSGLRPSDPGEQRARRRRSSSSSMRPSLDSSRASLDLRR